The proteins below are encoded in one region of Tessaracoccus aquimaris:
- a CDS encoding fumarate reductase/succinate dehydrogenase flavoprotein subunit translates to MTDTITNPEITGEANQFWSVGEEIADAKAPQGIDIDKVWKTRQFQARLVNPANRRKLSVIIVGTGLAGGAAAATLGEAGYNVLNFCYQDSPRRAHSIAAQGGINAAKNYRNDNDSTFRLFYDTVKGGDYRARETNVYRLAEVSANIIDQCVAQGVPFAREYGGLLDTRSFGGVQVQRTFYARGQTGQQLLIGAYQQLERQVAAGTVKMYTRHEMVELIVVDGRARGIVTRNMINGKVETWTADAVVLATGGYGNVFFLSTNAMGCNVTATWRAHRKGAYFGNPCYTQIHPTCIPVHGETQSKLTLMSESLRNDGRIWVPKDAADCTKDPRQIPEEARDYYLERIYPAFGNLVPRDIASRQAKNMCDEGRGVGPAVAEVDHDGNERLVRRGVYLDFSDAINRLGQKAVENKYGNLFDMYQQITGENPYEVPMRIYPAVHYTMGGLWVDYDLQSSITGLYVTGEANFSDHGANRLGASALMQGLADGYFVLPNTINDYLADAPFDKLPEDHPAVAEARDSAQQRIDKLLSIQGTRSVDSYHKELGHIMWEYCGMERTEEGLKKAIGLIQNLREDYWSNVRVTGKNEDFNQALERAGRVADFMELGELMCVDALHRRESCGGHFRAESQTPEGEALRHDDEFLYVAAWEWGGEGSKPVLHREPLIYKAIELKQRSYK, encoded by the coding sequence GTGACCGACACCATCACCAACCCCGAGATCACGGGCGAGGCGAACCAGTTCTGGAGCGTCGGCGAGGAGATCGCCGACGCCAAGGCGCCTCAGGGCATCGACATCGACAAGGTGTGGAAGACCCGCCAGTTCCAGGCCCGTCTGGTCAACCCCGCCAACCGCCGCAAGCTGAGCGTCATCATCGTCGGCACCGGCCTCGCAGGTGGCGCCGCCGCCGCGACGCTCGGTGAGGCCGGCTACAACGTGCTCAACTTCTGCTACCAGGACAGCCCGCGTCGGGCCCACTCGATCGCCGCCCAGGGCGGCATCAACGCTGCGAAGAACTACCGCAACGACAACGACTCGACGTTCCGACTGTTCTACGACACCGTCAAGGGCGGCGACTACCGCGCCCGCGAGACGAACGTCTACCGCCTGGCCGAGGTCTCGGCCAACATCATCGACCAGTGCGTCGCGCAGGGCGTGCCCTTCGCGCGCGAGTACGGCGGCCTCCTCGACACCCGCTCCTTCGGCGGCGTCCAGGTGCAGCGCACCTTCTACGCCCGCGGCCAGACCGGTCAGCAGTTGCTGATCGGCGCCTACCAGCAGTTGGAGCGTCAGGTCGCGGCGGGCACCGTCAAGATGTACACGCGTCACGAGATGGTCGAACTGATCGTCGTCGACGGCCGCGCCCGCGGCATCGTGACCCGCAACATGATCAACGGCAAGGTCGAGACCTGGACGGCAGACGCCGTCGTGCTCGCCACTGGCGGGTACGGCAACGTGTTCTTCCTGTCGACCAACGCGATGGGCTGCAACGTCACGGCTACGTGGCGCGCGCACCGCAAGGGTGCCTACTTCGGCAACCCCTGCTACACGCAGATCCACCCGACCTGCATCCCGGTGCACGGCGAGACCCAGTCGAAGCTGACGCTCATGTCGGAGTCGCTGCGCAACGACGGTCGCATCTGGGTGCCGAAGGACGCGGCCGACTGCACCAAGGACCCGCGCCAGATCCCGGAGGAGGCCCGCGACTACTACCTGGAGCGGATCTACCCGGCGTTCGGCAACCTGGTGCCCCGTGACATCGCGTCGCGTCAGGCGAAGAACATGTGCGACGAGGGTCGCGGCGTCGGCCCGGCCGTCGCCGAGGTCGACCACGACGGCAACGAGCGCCTGGTGCGCCGTGGCGTCTACCTCGACTTCTCCGACGCGATCAACAGGCTCGGGCAGAAGGCCGTCGAGAACAAGTACGGCAACCTGTTCGACATGTACCAGCAGATCACCGGTGAGAACCCGTACGAGGTGCCGATGCGCATCTACCCGGCGGTGCACTACACCATGGGTGGCCTGTGGGTCGACTACGACCTGCAGTCGTCGATCACCGGCCTGTACGTCACCGGCGAGGCCAACTTCTCCGACCACGGTGCGAACCGCCTCGGCGCCTCGGCGCTGATGCAGGGCCTGGCCGACGGTTACTTCGTGCTGCCGAACACCATCAACGACTACCTCGCTGATGCCCCGTTCGACAAGCTGCCCGAGGATCACCCGGCGGTGGCTGAGGCCCGCGACTCCGCGCAGCAGCGGATCGACAAGCTGCTGTCCATCCAGGGCACCCGCTCGGTCGACTCGTACCACAAGGAACTCGGCCACATCATGTGGGAGTACTGCGGCATGGAGCGCACCGAGGAGGGCCTCAAGAAGGCCATCGGCCTGATCCAGAACCTCCGCGAGGACTACTGGAGCAACGTGCGCGTCACGGGCAAGAACGAGGACTTCAACCAGGCCCTCGAGCGCGCCGGCCGCGTTGCCGACTTCATGGAGCTCGGCGAACTGATGTGCGTCGACGCTCTGCACCGCCGCGAAAGCTGCGGTGGTCATTTCCGCGCCGAGTCTCAGACCCCTGAGGGCGAGGCCCTGCGCCACGACGATGAGTTCCTCTACGTCGCGGCTTGGGAGTGGGGTGGCGAGGGCAGCAAGCCCGTGCTGCACCGCGAACCCCTCATCTACAAGGCAATCGAACTCAAGCAACGGAGTTACAAGTGA
- a CDS encoding DUF2469 domain-containing protein, protein MSADDLEQYESKLELDLYREYKDVVGIFTYAVETERRFYLCNAVDLKVRTEGGDVYYEVSMGDAWVWDMYRPARFVKSAKVLTFRDVSIEEIVHSDLEVPDRETGR, encoded by the coding sequence ATGAGCGCCGATGACCTTGAACAGTACGAGAGCAAACTCGAACTCGACCTGTACCGCGAGTACAAGGACGTGGTCGGCATCTTCACCTATGCCGTCGAGACCGAGCGCCGCTTCTACCTGTGCAACGCGGTCGACCTGAAGGTCCGCACCGAGGGCGGCGACGTCTACTACGAGGTCTCGATGGGCGACGCCTGGGTGTGGGACATGTACCGCCCGGCCCGCTTCGTGAAGTCGGCTAAAGTGCTGACATTCCGCGACGTGTCGATCGAGGAGATCGTGCACTCCGACCTCGAGGTGCCAGACCGGGAGACCGGCCGCTGA
- the lepB gene encoding signal peptidase I, with amino-acid sequence MEATTSDTSVDGASEKTPPSLGRRMLGWLTEGVLILVGAVIIATLLRSFVGQMFIIPSGSMENTLQVHDRVLVAKFGGFQRGDVVVFEDPGNWLAPSKQNDNDFQRVLEFIGVLPNSGTEHLIKRVIGMPGDHVKLGDDGRIEVNGSALDETAYLYSEDGVQVAPATVPFDIVVPKDRIFVMGDHRNASNDSRCRLANVSSTPGDSAFVPVDKVVGAAVAIVSPLDRLATFTVPETFEQVPAPTEPAPAEPNLIHVEPGC; translated from the coding sequence GTGGAAGCCACAACGTCCGACACGTCAGTCGACGGCGCGAGCGAGAAGACACCGCCCAGCCTCGGCCGCCGGATGCTCGGATGGCTCACCGAGGGCGTCCTGATCCTCGTCGGAGCCGTCATCATCGCCACGCTGCTGCGCAGCTTCGTCGGCCAGATGTTCATCATCCCTTCGGGCTCGATGGAGAACACGCTGCAGGTCCACGACCGCGTGCTCGTCGCCAAGTTCGGCGGCTTCCAGCGCGGTGACGTCGTCGTCTTCGAGGACCCGGGCAACTGGCTGGCGCCGAGCAAACAGAACGACAACGACTTCCAGCGGGTGCTCGAATTCATCGGGGTGCTCCCCAACTCCGGCACCGAGCACCTCATTAAGCGCGTGATCGGCATGCCGGGCGACCACGTCAAACTGGGCGACGACGGCCGGATCGAGGTCAACGGGTCGGCCCTTGACGAGACCGCCTACCTGTACTCGGAGGACGGCGTCCAGGTGGCTCCGGCGACGGTGCCGTTCGACATCGTCGTGCCGAAGGACCGGATCTTCGTGATGGGCGACCACCGCAACGCGTCGAACGACTCCCGCTGCCGCCTCGCCAACGTGTCCTCCACTCCCGGCGACAGCGCGTTCGTGCCGGTCGACAAGGTCGTCGGGGCCGCCGTCGCGATCGTCTCCCCGCTCGACCGCCTCGCGACGTTCACCGTCCCGGAGACGTTCGAGCAGGTGCCTGCCCCCACCGAGCCTGCGCCAGCGGAGCCGAACCTGATCCACGTGGAGCCGGGCTGCTGA
- a CDS encoding succinate dehydrogenase cytochrome b subunit, which yields MAVTGLIMIAFLLMHMYGNLKMFMGAEAFDHYAHWLKGATDDGGILYPIMPKGTFIWVFRFALVLAVILHIWAAYTLSRKTLAERGDKYVNYKRQVQTYSARTMRWGGVIVLAFLIFHLIQFTIAPGSMGGDAAEPHTMVMAGFQHWWMVLIYTLCMVLVCMHIRHGFYSAFTTLGANTSKQAYKVLNVLAIIVAVALFVGFMCMPVAVLTGVIK from the coding sequence ATGGCGGTGACCGGCTTGATCATGATCGCATTCCTGCTCATGCACATGTACGGCAACCTGAAGATGTTCATGGGTGCCGAGGCATTCGACCACTACGCGCACTGGCTGAAGGGCGCCACCGATGACGGTGGCATTCTGTACCCGATCATGCCGAAGGGCACCTTCATCTGGGTGTTCCGGTTCGCGCTCGTCCTCGCAGTGATCCTGCACATCTGGGCGGCCTACACGCTGTCGCGCAAGACCCTCGCGGAGCGCGGCGACAAGTACGTCAACTACAAGCGGCAGGTCCAGACCTACTCCGCGCGCACCATGCGCTGGGGCGGCGTCATCGTGCTGGCGTTCCTGATCTTCCACCTCATCCAGTTCACCATCGCCCCCGGATCCATGGGTGGCGACGCCGCTGAGCCGCACACCATGGTCATGGCAGGCTTCCAGCATTGGTGGATGGTGCTGATCTACACGCTCTGCATGGTGCTGGTGTGCATGCACATCCGGCACGGCTTCTACAGCGCCTTCACCACGCTTGGCGCCAACACAAGCAAGCAGGCCTACAAGGTGCTCAACGTGCTGGCGATCATCGTCGCCGTCGCGCTGTTCGTCGGCTTCATGTGCATGCCCGTGGCCGTTCTGACTGGAGTAATCAAGTGA
- the trmD gene encoding tRNA (guanosine(37)-N1)-methyltransferase TrmD, with protein MRLDVVTIFPDYFAPLGLSLVGKAIASGIVEVGVHDLRDWTHDRHHTTDDTPYGGGAGMVMKPEPWGEALDALEGLSDAPMTIVVPTPAGRPFDQALAYDLAGRSRLVFACGRYEGIDQRVIDHCRDRYEVVEVSLGDYVLNGGEVAALAVIEAVVRLLPGVIGNPDSLLEESHSEGNEQLLEYPNYTKPAVWREREVPEVLLSGNHALIAKWRRERAMERTRERRPDLLEGDIS; from the coding sequence ATGAGGCTCGACGTCGTCACGATCTTTCCCGACTACTTCGCGCCGCTCGGCCTGAGCCTTGTCGGCAAGGCGATCGCCTCCGGCATCGTCGAGGTCGGTGTCCACGACCTGCGGGACTGGACCCACGACAGGCACCACACCACAGACGACACGCCCTACGGTGGCGGCGCGGGCATGGTGATGAAGCCCGAGCCGTGGGGTGAGGCGCTCGACGCCCTCGAGGGGCTCTCCGACGCGCCCATGACCATCGTGGTGCCGACGCCCGCGGGCAGGCCGTTCGATCAGGCGCTCGCCTACGACCTGGCGGGCAGGAGCAGGCTGGTGTTCGCGTGCGGACGCTACGAGGGGATCGACCAGCGCGTCATCGACCACTGCCGCGACCGGTACGAGGTGGTCGAGGTGAGCCTTGGCGACTACGTGCTCAACGGGGGAGAGGTCGCGGCGCTCGCCGTCATCGAGGCCGTCGTCAGGCTGCTGCCCGGGGTCATCGGCAACCCGGACTCGCTGCTTGAGGAGTCCCACTCGGAGGGCAACGAGCAACTCCTCGAGTACCCGAACTACACCAAGCCTGCGGTGTGGCGCGAACGAGAGGTGCCGGAGGTGCTGCTCAGCGGCAACCACGCGCTGATCGCCAAGTGGCGCCGGGAACGGGCGATGGAGCGGACCAGGGAGCGTCGGCCCGACCTCCTTGAGGGAGACATTTCGTAA
- a CDS encoding ribonuclease HII, translating to MIRLGRGAYSYERALARAGLGPVAGADEAGRGACAGPLVAAAAILDPAKPIAGLDDSKALTAAARERLFAEIQARAVAIAVAIIGPEECDDLGMHQADLHGLRRAVGRLDVAANFVITDGFPVDGLGVPGVAMWKGDKVSACVSAASIVAKVTRDAIMTDYDEHYPEYGFAIHKGYCTSVHQNALDEVGPSPIHRWCFDNVARLAPGGRASLPARPL from the coding sequence ATGATCCGGCTCGGCCGAGGCGCCTACAGCTACGAACGCGCCCTGGCGCGAGCGGGGCTCGGTCCCGTCGCGGGCGCCGACGAGGCGGGCCGCGGGGCCTGCGCAGGCCCCCTTGTCGCGGCGGCCGCGATCCTCGACCCCGCCAAGCCCATCGCGGGGCTCGACGACTCCAAGGCGCTGACGGCGGCCGCGCGGGAGCGGCTGTTCGCCGAGATCCAGGCACGCGCCGTCGCCATCGCCGTTGCCATCATCGGGCCTGAGGAGTGCGACGACCTCGGCATGCACCAGGCCGACCTGCACGGCCTGCGTCGGGCGGTCGGCAGGCTCGACGTCGCGGCCAACTTCGTCATCACCGACGGCTTCCCCGTCGACGGGCTCGGGGTGCCAGGGGTCGCGATGTGGAAGGGGGACAAGGTCTCGGCCTGCGTGTCGGCCGCCTCGATCGTGGCGAAGGTGACGCGCGACGCGATCATGACCGACTACGACGAGCACTATCCCGAGTACGGCTTCGCCATCCACAAGGGGTATTGCACCTCGGTGCACCAGAACGCGCTCGACGAGGTCGGTCCCTCTCCGATCCACCGGTGGTGCTTCGACAACGTCGCGCGGCTGGCCCCCGGCGGCCGCGCCTCGCTTCCAGCGCGCCCGCTGTGA
- the rplS gene encoding 50S ribosomal protein L19, whose protein sequence is MTNKLIQEIDKASLRDDIPEFRAGDNVRVHVRVIEGTRSRVQVFAGVVIARNAGGIQEAFTVRKVSFGVGVERTFPLHSPIIEKIEVERRGDVRRAKLYYLRGLRGKAAKIKEKRF, encoded by the coding sequence ATGACCAACAAGCTGATCCAAGAGATCGACAAGGCGTCGCTGCGCGACGACATCCCCGAGTTCCGCGCCGGCGACAACGTTCGCGTTCACGTCCGCGTCATCGAGGGCACCCGCTCCCGCGTCCAGGTGTTCGCAGGCGTCGTCATCGCCCGCAACGCCGGCGGCATCCAGGAGGCCTTCACCGTCCGCAAGGTGAGCTTCGGCGTCGGCGTCGAGCGCACCTTCCCGCTGCACTCCCCGATCATCGAGAAGATCGAGGTCGAGCGTCGCGGTGACGTGCGTCGCGCCAAGCTGTACTACCTCCGCGGCCTGCGCGGCAAGGCAGCCAAGATCAAGGAGAAGCGCTTCTGA
- a CDS encoding succinate dehydrogenase/fumarate reductase iron-sulfur subunit → MKLKLRIWRQAGPEAAGRMVEYDLDGVSEDMSFLEMLDLLNENLTERNEEPVAFDHDCREGICGMCGVVINGIAHGGSATTTCQLHMRSFSDGATIDIEPWRAGAFPVLKDLAVDRTAFDRIIAAGGFISSNTGSAPEAHSTPAPKREADKAFDNATCIGCGACVAACPNSSAMLFTSAKITHLAMLPQGQPERYRRVKSMVAQHDEEGFGNCTNIGECAAVCPKGIPLESIAQLNRDLIASLFKGDGK, encoded by the coding sequence GTGAAGCTCAAGCTACGTATCTGGCGTCAGGCCGGCCCTGAAGCCGCCGGCCGGATGGTCGAGTACGACCTGGACGGTGTGTCGGAGGACATGTCGTTCCTGGAGATGCTTGACCTCCTCAACGAGAACCTCACCGAGCGCAACGAGGAACCCGTCGCGTTCGACCACGACTGCCGCGAGGGCATCTGCGGCATGTGTGGCGTCGTCATCAACGGCATCGCGCACGGTGGCTCCGCCACGACCACCTGCCAGTTGCACATGCGGTCCTTCTCGGACGGCGCGACGATCGACATCGAGCCTTGGCGTGCGGGTGCCTTCCCGGTGCTGAAGGACCTCGCCGTCGACCGCACGGCGTTCGACCGGATCATCGCGGCGGGCGGCTTCATCTCGTCGAACACGGGCTCGGCGCCCGAGGCTCACTCGACCCCCGCCCCCAAGCGCGAGGCAGACAAGGCGTTCGACAACGCCACCTGCATCGGCTGCGGCGCGTGTGTCGCGGCCTGCCCGAACAGCTCCGCCATGCTGTTCACCTCGGCGAAGATCACCCACCTGGCGATGCTTCCCCAGGGTCAGCCTGAGCGCTACCGTCGCGTCAAGTCGATGGTCGCCCAGCACGACGAGGAGGGCTTCGGCAACTGCACCAACATCGGTGAGTGCGCGGCGGTCTGTCCGAAGGGCATCCCGCTCGAGTCGATCGCCCAGTTGAACCGCGACCTGATCGCGTCGCTGTTCAAGGGTGACGGCAAGTAG
- a CDS encoding HAD family hydrolase, translating to MPAAIVFDLDGTLSDTEALWDGVRRGLAEAEGIAWPDGATQAMMGMSTGEWSRFLSEEVGLPYPPEEAAARTIGALAERYRDGIPLLPGALESVRRMAERYPVGIASSSPRLLIDTFIEVNGLSDAITASVSTEEVDRGKPAPDGFLRACELLGADPRQCIAIEDSTNGIASALNAGMTVVTIPPHFHPPTAEVLARTTVLGGLDELSYDLVEGLIPTAR from the coding sequence ATGCCAGCAGCCATCGTCTTCGACCTCGACGGAACCCTGTCCGACACGGAGGCCTTGTGGGACGGGGTGCGCCGCGGCCTCGCCGAGGCGGAGGGCATCGCGTGGCCCGACGGCGCCACCCAGGCCATGATGGGCATGAGCACCGGCGAGTGGAGCCGCTTCCTGTCGGAGGAGGTCGGACTGCCGTACCCGCCGGAGGAGGCAGCAGCCCGCACCATCGGCGCGTTGGCCGAGCGTTACCGCGACGGGATCCCGCTGCTGCCGGGGGCGCTCGAGTCGGTGCGTCGGATGGCCGAGCGCTACCCCGTGGGAATCGCCAGTTCCTCACCGAGGCTTCTGATCGACACCTTTATCGAGGTCAACGGCCTCTCCGACGCGATCACCGCGAGCGTCTCGACCGAGGAGGTCGACCGCGGCAAGCCAGCGCCCGACGGCTTCCTGCGCGCCTGTGAACTCCTCGGCGCCGACCCGCGTCAGTGCATCGCCATCGAGGACTCCACCAACGGGATCGCCTCCGCGCTCAACGCGGGCATGACGGTGGTCACCATCCCGCCGCATTTCCACCCGCCGACGGCCGAGGTGCTCGCCAGGACCACCGTGCTCGGCGGCCTGGACGAGCTCAGCTACGACCTCGTCGAGGGGCTCATCCCAACCGCCAGGTGA
- a CDS encoding YraN family protein, with product MTDTTQRLGRRGEEHAARFLERLGWRILERNWRTRDGEADIIALDTECDALVVVEVKTRSGEGYGSPLETITYAKVRTLRHLAAGYAREKRSTARLLRVDAIGILWPYGAEPKVVHARGIEER from the coding sequence ATGACGGACACGACACAACGGCTCGGCAGACGCGGCGAGGAGCACGCTGCCAGATTTCTTGAGCGCCTCGGGTGGCGCATCCTTGAGCGGAACTGGCGAACCAGGGACGGCGAGGCCGACATCATCGCGCTCGACACCGAGTGTGACGCGCTGGTGGTCGTCGAGGTCAAGACCCGCTCGGGCGAGGGCTACGGCTCACCCCTGGAGACGATCACCTACGCAAAGGTCCGCACGCTGCGGCACCTGGCCGCCGGATACGCCAGGGAGAAACGCAGCACGGCCCGCCTGCTGCGGGTCGACGCGATCGGCATCCTGTGGCCCTATGGGGCCGAGCCGAAGGTCGTCCACGCCCGCGGGATCGAGGAGCGATGA
- the lepB gene encoding signal peptidase I yields the protein MARTRPARAAGPVPAPGIGRLLAGWGFEAIVVAVGALVVAVLLRTFVAQLFIIPSVSMENTLKVDDRVVVSKFGGFTRGDVVVFVDPGGWLPEKPRTTDPLRLTLEFVGVLPDSSNEHLIKRVIGMPGDHVRRGDDGRIEVNGTPLDEGGYLYENDGVRVAPARVAFDVVVPAGHIFVMGDHRDNSDDSRCKLGRDDPQAAFVPVDLVVGAAVAIVTPFDRMTTFRVPDTFADVPAPTAAAPAVGELLHPEPGC from the coding sequence ATGGCACGCACTAGGCCCGCCCGGGCGGCAGGGCCCGTTCCCGCCCCCGGCATCGGCCGCCTGCTCGCGGGCTGGGGCTTCGAGGCCATCGTGGTCGCCGTCGGCGCCCTCGTGGTCGCCGTGCTGCTGCGCACCTTCGTGGCGCAACTGTTCATCATCCCGTCGGTGTCGATGGAGAACACGCTCAAGGTCGACGACCGGGTCGTCGTGTCGAAGTTCGGAGGGTTCACCCGCGGCGACGTGGTCGTCTTCGTCGACCCGGGCGGCTGGCTGCCCGAGAAGCCGCGCACCACAGACCCGCTGCGGCTCACGCTCGAGTTCGTCGGGGTGCTCCCAGACTCGAGCAACGAACACCTCATCAAGCGGGTCATCGGCATGCCGGGCGACCACGTCAGGCGCGGCGACGACGGCCGGATCGAGGTCAACGGCACCCCCCTCGACGAGGGCGGCTACCTGTACGAGAACGACGGCGTCCGCGTCGCTCCCGCTCGGGTGGCCTTCGACGTCGTGGTACCCGCCGGCCACATCTTCGTGATGGGCGACCATCGCGACAACTCCGACGACTCCCGCTGCAAACTCGGCCGCGACGACCCCCAGGCCGCCTTCGTACCGGTCGACCTTGTCGTGGGCGCGGCGGTGGCCATCGTGACGCCGTTCGACCGGATGACCACCTTCCGCGTCCCCGACACCTTCGCCGACGTTCCCGCGCCTACCGCGGCCGCACCGGCCGTCGGTGAACTCCTGCACCCCGAGCCCGGCTGCTGA
- the dprA gene encoding DNA-processing protein DprA: protein MVGEREARMALCALVPSGALAFARALLEFGPVALWEAFASQGEATSWGRRALRVDLPALQRATDACGARFIIPGDDEWPAPLAALDVVQVGQQAGQPVGLWVRGQPLRAEGQVAVVGARAASGYGEQVAVTLAADLAANGRGIVSGLAFGIDAAAHRGALGMRGLSTAVVASGVDEPYPAAHRHLADTLMGSGALVSEVPPGERPTRHAFLARNRIIAALSDAVVIVEAAARSGAKNTASWASALGRPLLAVPGPVTSSLTATPHRLIREGVAILCTGAADVDEVLGPPGAVPEPDGRGAPRPVDALADALLEVRDAVGAGEDVPVAALCLRTGQPMVEVLANVSELVERGWLEENPDDATVRLPRRRGR from the coding sequence ATGGTGGGCGAGAGGGAGGCGCGGATGGCGCTCTGCGCGCTGGTGCCGTCCGGGGCGCTCGCGTTCGCCCGCGCCCTGCTGGAGTTCGGGCCGGTCGCCCTGTGGGAGGCGTTCGCGTCCCAGGGCGAGGCGACCTCCTGGGGGCGCCGGGCGCTGCGGGTCGACCTGCCGGCCCTGCAGCGAGCCACCGACGCGTGCGGGGCGCGGTTCATCATCCCCGGCGACGACGAGTGGCCAGCCCCGCTTGCCGCCCTCGACGTGGTCCAGGTCGGGCAGCAGGCGGGCCAACCGGTCGGGCTGTGGGTGCGGGGCCAACCGCTGCGGGCCGAGGGGCAGGTCGCCGTCGTGGGGGCGAGGGCGGCCTCCGGCTATGGCGAGCAGGTTGCCGTCACGCTCGCGGCCGACCTCGCGGCGAACGGGCGCGGCATCGTGTCGGGGCTGGCGTTCGGGATCGACGCGGCAGCGCACCGCGGCGCGCTGGGGATGCGTGGCCTGTCGACCGCGGTGGTGGCCAGCGGCGTCGATGAGCCGTACCCGGCGGCGCACCGCCACCTTGCAGACACGCTGATGGGATCCGGGGCGCTGGTCTCCGAGGTTCCGCCGGGGGAGCGGCCCACCCGGCACGCGTTCCTGGCCCGCAACCGGATCATCGCTGCCCTCTCGGATGCGGTGGTGATCGTGGAGGCCGCCGCGAGGTCCGGGGCAAAGAACACCGCGTCGTGGGCGAGCGCGCTCGGTCGCCCCCTGCTCGCCGTACCCGGGCCCGTCACCAGTTCGCTGACCGCGACGCCTCACCGGCTGATCCGCGAGGGGGTCGCCATCCTCTGCACCGGCGCCGCCGATGTCGATGAGGTGCTCGGGCCGCCCGGCGCGGTGCCCGAGCCGGACGGCAGGGGAGCGCCGCGCCCGGTCGACGCCCTTGCCGATGCCCTGCTGGAGGTCAGGGACGCGGTCGGGGCGGGGGAGGACGTCCCGGTGGCGGCGCTCTGCCTGCGCACCGGTCAGCCGATGGTCGAGGTGCTGGCCAACGTGTCGGAACTCGTCGAGAGGGGGTGGTTGGAGGAGAACCCGGACGACGCGACGGTGCGGCTGCCCCGGCGGAGGGGGCGCTAG